In Candidatus Gastranaerophilales bacterium, a single genomic region encodes these proteins:
- a CDS encoding zinc ribbon domain-containing protein, with amino-acid sequence MYKFQIQGCLPVLLILGLLLFIALKLWFLIAIVVFIYLIKNFIAKLNINIELKKKEKEANYAPNKGEVYKVCPVCGKNVKRSAEKCPNCGSDL; translated from the coding sequence ATGTATAAGTTTCAAATACAAGGGTGTCTTCCCGTTCTTTTAATATTAGGTTTATTGCTTTTTATAGCTTTGAAATTGTGGTTTCTTATTGCGATAGTAGTATTTATTTATTTAATTAAAAATTTTATTGCAAAATTAAACATTAACATCGAATTAAAAAAGAAAGAAAAAGAAGCAAATTATGCCCCCAATAAGGGCGAAGTCTATAAAGTTTGCCCCGTTTGCGGTAAAAATGTAAAACGCTCAGCTGAAAAATGCCCAAATTGCGGTTCCGATTTGTAA
- the hisD gene encoding histidinol dehydrogenase produces MEIINISELTEEKKQNFLQKIEFENLSSVTDIIKDVRKNGDEALKRYSKQFGDGEIDTIELTEDEIQNAISKVDKKTIDTLNFAIENVKEFAEKQLSCIKELETQIAGSTLGHKIVPLESVGCYIPGGNYPLPSTAIMTITPAKVAGVKNIIAVSPKIKPVTIAACKLAGATKIFKVGGVQAVAGLAYGTETLPKVNKIVGPGNKYVTSAKKQVFGECGIDFLAGPSEVLIIADEKANPKFVAADMLAQCEHDKDARAYLICFSADFATKVKEEAEAFLNELETAEIAKISFAKSIAIVVNSIGEAVELSEERAPEHLELCFENATDTIEKFKNYGSMFIGNYSAEVFGDYVSGTNHTLPTNQVAKYSGGLSVFDYIKIQTYQIISKTAINQIAANASNLAKNEGLFAHKLAADVRKH; encoded by the coding sequence ATGGAAATCATAAATATTTCAGAACTTACAGAGGAGAAGAAACAAAATTTTCTTCAAAAAATTGAGTTTGAAAATCTTTCTTCCGTAACAGATATCATAAAAGACGTGAGAAAAAACGGCGACGAAGCGTTAAAACGATATTCCAAACAATTCGGCGACGGCGAAATTGATACAATTGAACTTACCGAAGATGAAATCCAAAATGCAATTTCAAAAGTAGATAAAAAAACTATTGATACATTAAATTTCGCTATTGAAAATGTAAAAGAATTTGCCGAAAAGCAACTTTCTTGCATAAAAGAGCTTGAAACGCAAATAGCAGGTTCGACATTGGGGCACAAAATAGTCCCCTTAGAGTCTGTGGGTTGCTATATTCCGGGTGGAAATTATCCGCTACCGAGCACCGCAATTATGACAATTACGCCTGCAAAAGTAGCTGGGGTAAAAAATATCATTGCAGTATCTCCCAAAATCAAACCGGTGACAATTGCCGCTTGTAAACTCGCAGGGGCGACGAAGATATTCAAGGTTGGCGGCGTTCAAGCTGTTGCAGGACTAGCTTATGGGACAGAAACCCTTCCGAAAGTAAACAAAATTGTAGGCCCCGGCAATAAATATGTAACCTCCGCTAAAAAACAAGTATTTGGCGAATGCGGAATTGACTTTTTAGCAGGGCCATCTGAAGTTTTAATAATCGCAGATGAAAAAGCAAATCCGAAATTTGTAGCCGCAGATATGTTGGCACAATGTGAACATGATAAAGATGCAAGAGCTTATCTCATTTGTTTTTCAGCAGATTTTGCAACGAAAGTAAAAGAAGAAGCAGAAGCATTTTTAAACGAACTTGAAACCGCAGAAATTGCCAAGATATCATTTGCAAAATCCATAGCAATAGTTGTAAATAGCATTGGAGAAGCTGTTGAATTATCGGAAGAAAGAGCTCCTGAGCATCTTGAATTGTGCTTTGAAAATGCAACTGATACCATAGAAAAATTTAAAAATTACGGCTCTATGTTTATCGGAAATTATTCAGCAGAAGTTTTCGGAGATTACGTATCAGGCACAAATCATACACTGCCTACCAATCAAGTTGCAAAATATTCAGGCGGATTAAGCGTTTTTGACTATATAAAAATTCAAACATATCAAATTATAAGCAAAACCGCAATAAATCAAATAGCGGCAAACGCAAGCAATTTAGCTAAAAATGAAGGATTATTTGCTCACAAGCTTGCCGCAGACGTAAGAAAGCATTGA
- the pyrE gene encoding orotate phosphoribosyltransferase — MNNNEALDLLKETQGMLKGHFCLTSGLHSDTYFQCAKLYQYPEITEKIAKSLAEKLSTLDFDTIIAPAVGAVIMGYETAKQAKKRSLFVERKDGKMELRRGYSLKRGERIVIVEDVITTARTINETLDAIKEYDAELVAVGCIVDRTAGKTDYDIKSVIQMTPVLYKAENCPLCKENIPIEKPGSRNNDKVLAKC; from the coding sequence ATGAATAATAACGAGGCTTTAGACCTTCTAAAAGAAACTCAAGGAATGCTAAAAGGACATTTCTGCCTTACTTCTGGATTACATTCTGATACATATTTTCAATGTGCAAAACTATATCAATATCCTGAAATCACAGAAAAAATTGCAAAATCATTAGCAGAAAAACTTTCCACGCTTGATTTTGACACAATTATAGCACCTGCCGTAGGTGCAGTAATAATGGGCTACGAAACCGCCAAACAAGCCAAAAAACGCAGTCTTTTTGTCGAAAGAAAAGACGGAAAAATGGAGCTTAGACGAGGCTATAGCTTAAAAAGAGGAGAAAGAATAGTCATAGTTGAAGATGTGATAACAACAGCCCGCACAATTAATGAAACGTTAGACGCAATCAAAGAATATGACGCCGAGCTTGTCGCTGTAGGCTGTATCGTCGACAGAACAGCAGGGAAAACTGACTACGACATAAAATCCGTAATTCAAATGACTCCGGTACTTTACAAAGCTGAAAATTGCCCGCTTTGCAAAGAAAATATCCCCATTGAAAAACCGGGCAGCCGCAATAATGATAAGGTTCTTGCAAAATGCTAA
- the tsaE gene encoding tRNA (adenosine(37)-N6)-threonylcarbamoyltransferase complex ATPase subunit type 1 TsaE: MDKVFSIICKNLDDTENLAEKFAKLVEQNGAFVCLYGDIGAGKTAFSKFLCKHLGVSEKVTSPSFVILNEYKTGRLPIYHFDLYRLENEGVKTITDELEEYSQGKILTLVEWAEFSDMALPFDRLEIKINYLGETEREFAFSAFGSDNEAIIKEIKNEILNV, translated from the coding sequence ATGGACAAAGTATTTTCTATAATTTGCAAAAATCTTGATGATACAGAAAATCTCGCTGAAAAATTTGCTAAATTGGTTGAGCAAAATGGAGCTTTTGTTTGCCTGTATGGCGATATCGGTGCAGGGAAAACCGCATTTTCTAAATTTCTTTGCAAACACCTTGGAGTAAGCGAAAAAGTTACAAGCCCAAGTTTTGTTATCCTTAACGAATATAAAACAGGTAGATTGCCCATTTATCATTTCGATTTATACAGACTTGAAAATGAAGGCGTTAAAACGATTACAGACGAGCTTGAGGAGTATTCTCAAGGTAAAATCTTGACGCTTGTCGAGTGGGCTGAGTTTTCTGATATGGCTCTTCCTTTCGATAGGTTGGAAATAAAAATTAATTATCTAGGCGAAACTGAACGTGAATTTGCGTTTTCGGCTTTCGGCTCTGATAACGAGGCTATTATTAAGGAAATAAAAAATGAAATTCTTAACGTTTGA
- a CDS encoding CBS domain-containing protein, translating into MFDCTYKFTNFILHKKKKYTSKDNNNFKKNNSMTDILADKNCKIVVYPDSDLKEVYQIMNCMKLEKLPVVQNPWNKKFLGYYITKKNIEDANIA; encoded by the coding sequence ATGTTTGACTGCACTTACAAGTTTACGAATTTTATCTTACATAAAAAAAAGAAATATACTTCAAAAGACAATAATAATTTTAAAAAAAACAACTCAATGACAGATATATTAGCCGACAAAAACTGTAAAATCGTTGTTTATCCCGATTCTGATTTGAAAGAAGTCTATCAAATAATGAATTGCATGAAATTAGAAAAGTTACCTGTGGTTCAAAATCCTTGGAATAAAAAGTTCCTCGGCTATTATATTACCAAAAAAAATATTGAAGACGCTAATATAGCCTAA
- a CDS encoding FAD-binding oxidoreductase produces MLKEKEKNIRATKSHKGSVTRIEQVSKNTHYIEFETEKPFFSNPGQYVSILCNNLSLRRPFSIAFNKQDRIGVLFKEKGEGTKFIKSLTVGDNIDFIGALGNRFNIRNEKSLLIGAGVGVAPIFYMKNKLEELNIDYKMYSGFSSKSDIPQRFDLGCIFTDDGSFGKKGSVVDYLEEIIENYKPKIIYACGPRIVLQKTAQLAQKHHIASQIAMEKVMACGIGVCRGCVIRIIKNGKEQNATVCKDGPVFKGEEVVW; encoded by the coding sequence ATGTTAAAAGAAAAAGAAAAAAATATAAGAGCGACGAAGTCGCATAAAGGCTCGGTTACGAGGATAGAGCAGGTTTCAAAAAACACTCATTACATTGAATTTGAAACAGAAAAGCCATTTTTTTCCAACCCTGGTCAATACGTATCGATTTTATGTAACAATTTAAGCCTTAGACGCCCATTCAGCATTGCTTTCAACAAGCAGGACAGAATAGGCGTTCTTTTTAAAGAAAAAGGTGAAGGAACAAAATTCATAAAAAGCCTGACTGTCGGAGATAATATCGATTTTATTGGAGCTTTAGGCAATAGATTTAATATCCGAAACGAAAAATCTTTGTTAATAGGAGCAGGCGTTGGTGTCGCTCCTATTTTTTATATGAAAAATAAACTTGAAGAATTAAATATTGATTACAAAATGTATTCTGGTTTTTCATCTAAAAGTGATATCCCACAAAGATTTGACCTTGGCTGTATTTTTACAGACGACGGCTCTTTCGGCAAAAAAGGAAGCGTTGTTGATTACCTTGAAGAAATAATAGAAAATTACAAACCAAAAATTATTTATGCCTGCGGACCGAGAATAGTCTTACAAAAAACCGCTCAACTCGCACAAAAGCACCATATTGCTTCACAAATAGCGATGGAAAAAGTTATGGCTTGCGGAATCGGAGTATGTAGAGGCTGCGTAATTAGAATTATCAAAAACGGCAAGGAGCAAAACGCAACTGTTTGTAAGGACGGACCGGTTTTTAAAGGCGAGGAGGTAGTATGGTAG
- the hisIE gene encoding bifunctional phosphoribosyl-AMP cyclohydrolase/phosphoribosyl-ATP diphosphatase HisIE, with the protein MIIPSIDLMNGKAVQLKQGKEKVLEREDVLELAKYYSRFGEIAVIDIDAAMGKGENEELIRRICQIAHCRVGGGIRTRDKAKKMLALGAKKIIIGTAADEEFLAQLPKDKVIVAIDAKNGKVTTEGWTKEVNSTPEDFVKRFDDLCSGYLYTIVENEGMMKGTNLEAIKKIRKLTKKELIAAGGISSVDEIKELVKMNVSTQLGMCIYTNAVKLEDAFCAVMDFEKQDGLIPTIVQDIKTKQVLMLAYSTPESLKKALSEGLGTYYSRSRKELWTKGLTSGNTQELVNAKFDCDQDALLFQVNQKGNACHLERFSCFEDKMFCINELYDLLLDRKENLPEGSFTTKLFKNEFYLKRKIMEEAFETVNPECGDGLEWEASDLAYFVLTFMAKHNVTPADIVSNLASRTK; encoded by the coding sequence ATGATTATTCCTAGTATTGACTTGATGAATGGGAAAGCTGTTCAACTAAAGCAAGGCAAAGAAAAAGTTTTAGAACGTGAAGATGTTCTTGAATTAGCAAAATATTATTCTCGTTTCGGAGAAATTGCGGTTATCGACATTGATGCTGCAATGGGAAAAGGCGAAAACGAAGAATTAATAAGAAGAATTTGCCAAATAGCCCATTGCCGAGTCGGAGGAGGGATAAGAACAAGAGATAAAGCAAAGAAAATGCTTGCATTGGGAGCTAAAAAAATCATAATCGGAACAGCTGCTGATGAAGAATTTTTAGCCCAGCTTCCAAAGGATAAAGTGATAGTTGCAATCGACGCTAAAAACGGGAAAGTAACCACTGAAGGCTGGACAAAAGAAGTAAATTCCACCCCCGAGGACTTTGTAAAGCGTTTTGACGACTTATGCTCAGGATATTTATATACCATCGTTGAAAACGAAGGAATGATGAAGGGTACAAACCTTGAAGCTATCAAAAAAATTCGCAAATTAACGAAAAAAGAACTTATCGCAGCCGGCGGAATTTCTTCTGTTGACGAGATAAAAGAACTTGTTAAGATGAACGTGTCAACGCAGCTCGGAATGTGCATCTACACTAATGCGGTAAAACTTGAAGACGCTTTTTGTGCCGTAATGGATTTTGAAAAGCAAGACGGATTAATTCCGACAATTGTTCAAGATATAAAAACAAAACAAGTTTTGATGTTAGCATACTCAACCCCGGAATCTTTAAAGAAAGCACTTTCAGAAGGTTTAGGTACATATTACAGCCGTTCGAGAAAAGAATTATGGACAAAAGGGCTTACAAGCGGTAATACTCAAGAACTTGTGAATGCTAAATTTGACTGCGACCAAGACGCATTGCTTTTCCAAGTCAATCAAAAAGGAAATGCTTGTCACCTTGAAAGATTTTCTTGTTTTGAAGACAAAATGTTCTGCATAAACGAACTCTATGACTTGCTTTTAGACAGAAAAGAGAATTTGCCGGAGGGTTCGTTTACAACAAAATTATTTAAAAACGAATTTTACCTAAAAAGAAAAATAATGGAAGAAGCATTTGAAACCGTAAACCCTGAATGCGGCGACGGCTTAGAATGGGAAGCAAGTGACCTTGCATACTTTGTGCTCACATTTATGGCAAAACACAACGTCACCCCTGCTGATATAGTAAGCAACCTTGCCTCACGTACAAAATAG
- a CDS encoding putative metalloprotease CJM1_0395 family protein: MSIGFSSGSGLSPQDLKVENQKRYKDVYAHELAHKSKAGSLGGGIVIDKDGSGLITGGHVDIKMPGLNKTKPELTIKQAQQVIDSAMAPSDPSAQDYKVAAEARSVLAMANDEAKNKQSGNKLDIMG, translated from the coding sequence ATGTCTATAGGCTTTAGTTCAGGCTCTGGCTTGTCGCCTCAAGATTTGAAGGTAGAAAATCAAAAACGATATAAAGACGTTTATGCTCACGAACTCGCTCATAAGTCTAAAGCAGGCTCGTTGGGCGGTGGTATTGTTATCGACAAAGATGGTTCGGGGCTAATTACCGGTGGGCATGTTGATATCAAAATGCCTGGTTTGAACAAGACAAAACCTGAATTGACAATAAAACAAGCTCAACAGGTCATTGATTCGGCTATGGCTCCTTCTGACCCTTCTGCTCAAGATTACAAAGTCGCTGCAGAGGCTCGCAGTGTCCTTGCTATGGCTAATGATGAGGCTAAAAACAAACAATCCGGCAACAAGCTTGATATCATGGGGTAA
- a CDS encoding rhodanese-like domain-containing protein, which translates to MFKYIEITNDLERSIDYFENELAYTMSPYDLEKEMDDYLNFFNLVDVRHYEDYISGHIPFAVHIPFENLVENLKIIDKSKPTIVYCYNATCHLGKKAALIMVQHGYSVLELSGGFESWANHGYEIVKTKANEG; encoded by the coding sequence ATGTTTAAGTATATTGAAATTACCAATGATTTAGAACGTTCTATTGATTATTTTGAAAATGAGTTGGCTTATACAATGAGTCCTTATGACCTCGAAAAAGAAATGGATGATTATTTGAATTTCTTTAATTTGGTCGATGTTCGTCACTACGAGGATTATATTTCAGGGCACATCCCCTTTGCGGTTCATATACCTTTTGAAAATCTTGTTGAAAATTTGAAAATTATTGATAAATCAAAACCGACAATTGTTTATTGCTACAATGCAACTTGTCATTTGGGCAAAAAAGCAGCGTTGATTATGGTTCAACACGGATATTCGGTTCTGGAATTGTCAGGTGGTTTCGAGTCATGGGCTAACCATGGATATGAAATCGTAAAAACAAAAGCCAACGAAGGGTAG
- a CDS encoding aspartate carbamoyltransferase catalytic subunit — protein MLKDLIDIKSLTNDNINLIIKTAQDFKSGLLQADLKSTIVALMFYENSTRTRCSFEIAAKRLNMITTIFDTKSSSLSKGESLEDTIENLTALGVEVIVLRHNENNIINTIKRKIKADIKFVNAGTGSHSHPTQALLDYFTMLEKLGTVKNKKITIVGDIKDSRVAKSNIALLSRFGADIHIAGPKYFMPEKADFEGVTFHKNLIDAIIDSDIVMTLRIQKERLEADFGLDIEDYKKDFQINKKILAQYAPNSILMHPGPVNRGIELTSNLIDSEKGKTILEQAQNGVFIRMAILNLIANSKKQEAIYAS, from the coding sequence ATGCTAAAAGATTTAATCGATATAAAATCATTAACGAATGATAATATTAATTTAATCATTAAAACCGCTCAAGACTTTAAATCAGGGCTTTTACAAGCTGATTTGAAAAGCACAATCGTAGCATTGATGTTTTATGAAAATTCAACAAGAACCCGTTGCAGCTTTGAAATTGCGGCTAAAAGACTAAATATGATTACGACGATTTTCGACACAAAATCATCTTCACTTTCAAAAGGCGAATCATTGGAAGACACGATTGAAAACCTTACCGCACTAGGAGTTGAGGTAATAGTCTTGCGTCACAACGAAAACAATATAATCAATACTATAAAAAGAAAAATTAAAGCGGATATAAAGTTCGTAAACGCAGGCACAGGAAGCCATTCGCACCCAACACAAGCTCTTTTGGATTATTTTACAATGCTAGAAAAATTAGGAACTGTCAAAAACAAAAAAATCACAATCGTCGGCGACATAAAAGATAGCAGAGTCGCAAAGTCAAATATAGCCTTATTAAGCAGGTTTGGAGCTGACATTCATATTGCAGGGCCGAAATATTTTATGCCTGAAAAAGCAGATTTTGAGGGTGTAACTTTTCACAAAAACCTGATTGATGCAATTATCGATTCCGATATCGTAATGACTTTGAGGATACAAAAAGAAAGACTTGAGGCGGATTTCGGTCTTGATATTGAAGATTATAAAAAAGATTTTCAGATTAATAAAAAAATTCTGGCACAATATGCCCCAAACTCAATATTAATGCATCCAGGACCTGTTAACAGGGGTATTGAATTAACCTCAAATCTAATTGATTCAGAAAAAGGAAAAACTATTTTAGAACAAGCTCAAAACGGCGTTTTTATCAGAATGGCAATTTTAAATTTAATCGCAAATTCAA
- the tsaB gene encoding tRNA (adenosine(37)-N6)-threonylcarbamoyltransferase complex dimerization subunit type 1 TsaB — translation MKFLTFDTSLDKTYITLFEDSNMLSERIIDSTDERYHSAYLMPAIVEILKENNILMQHISAIGTNIGPGSFTGIRVCNTISRVFAQQLNAKLVGISSLQILSRINTSCKNSLILMDARKNKVYFGMYSPIGEEIEAPKMIEKEEALSLAKLDFAIIADNSIHNFLQENGISSLDFQSGEYDLGKNLAYFTRQKLQNTDDDFHWAKVKPLYIQPPSITKPKAK, via the coding sequence ATGAAATTCTTAACGTTTGATACAAGCCTGGATAAGACTTATATAACACTTTTCGAAGATTCGAATATGCTTTCTGAAAGGATTATCGACAGCACAGATGAACGATATCACAGTGCTTATCTTATGCCAGCCATCGTTGAAATCCTTAAAGAAAATAATATCTTGATGCAACATATTAGTGCTATCGGGACAAATATAGGTCCCGGGAGCTTCACCGGTATAAGAGTTTGCAATACTATTTCAAGGGTTTTTGCTCAACAATTAAATGCAAAACTTGTCGGGATTTCTTCTTTACAAATTCTTTCAAGAATTAACACTTCTTGCAAAAATTCTCTTATCCTTATGGATGCGAGAAAAAATAAAGTCTATTTCGGAATGTATTCTCCTATTGGGGAAGAAATAGAAGCTCCGAAAATGATTGAAAAAGAAGAAGCACTATCCCTTGCAAAGCTCGATTTTGCAATAATTGCTGATAATTCTATTCACAACTTTTTGCAAGAAAACGGTATTTCTTCTTTAGATTTTCAATCAGGTGAGTATGATTTAGGCAAAAATCTTGCTTATTTTACCCGCCAAAAACTTCAAAATACAGATGATGATTTTCATTGGGCAAAGGTCAAACCTCTTTATATCCAGCCCCCTTCTATTACTAAACCAAAGGCAAAATAA
- a CDS encoding BamA/TamA family outer membrane protein, whose protein sequence is MTLCLTSPVFATQSDSASPQIDANSKIKGVEFEGNQLINNSDIMRSMQMQIGDVYSKELVQQNLKNIYNMGFFSEKMKAVPVPDDDNGVTLKIYLEENLPITGFTVDGNSVVSSGEILNQLSDLENEPQNLNTLNNAVANIEELYAAKGYILARVVDIKDDPDGVVNLKISEGKINSIKFEGNKKTKDFVIQRNILSTPGSVYNDNMIKADLMRLYGTQAFKDVNRTLEKCDDPDFYDVTIVLDEQRTGTISLGGGVDTATGLFGQVGFTENNFRGLGQRVSFNFMTGTGVILSDSSMLRRANLQAELSWFEPRFRGSDNSLLVKAFGRDFASYQVPLAIEKRYGGEVVVSRQFKDFKNLTGSFKIGIEQVNMTEGDEGQIKNLYAQHNIPFSKRADQLKGGTFLTLGPSLIYDTRDNALSPRDGVFGTIRFNENVGLSDFNATHGTVTAGVKKYFPLMKKSAISFQARAAGKIHGDMPEVMAFRLGGPYSVRGYRMSGIGTGDGFVMASAEVTTPFFFLDRIKKLPMLDNVKFSMFVDAGQLYGGTVTNTIYNRPERGIAGGVGIKLFIPGVGPLSIDYGIPFTSVGDGNPNGAFTFGVGDFF, encoded by the coding sequence ATGACATTGTGTCTTACATCACCTGTTTTCGCTACTCAAAGTGACTCTGCTTCCCCTCAGATTGATGCTAATTCTAAAATTAAAGGCGTAGAATTTGAAGGTAATCAACTCATTAACAACAGCGATATTATGCGTAGTATGCAAATGCAAATAGGCGATGTGTACAGCAAAGAACTCGTTCAACAAAACTTGAAAAATATCTATAATATGGGCTTTTTCTCCGAAAAAATGAAGGCTGTTCCTGTCCCTGATGACGACAATGGCGTCACTCTCAAAATATACCTTGAAGAAAATTTGCCTATTACTGGCTTTACTGTCGACGGCAATTCTGTCGTGTCTTCAGGCGAAATCTTAAACCAACTCTCTGACCTTGAAAATGAACCCCAAAATTTGAATACTCTTAATAATGCTGTTGCTAATATCGAAGAATTGTACGCCGCTAAAGGCTACATATTAGCTCGTGTCGTTGATATTAAAGATGACCCTGACGGCGTCGTGAATTTGAAAATTTCTGAAGGAAAAATTAATTCTATAAAATTTGAAGGTAACAAAAAAACAAAAGATTTTGTTATCCAAAGAAATATACTCTCAACTCCGGGGTCTGTTTATAACGATAACATGATAAAAGCTGATTTGATGCGTTTATACGGGACTCAAGCTTTTAAAGATGTCAATCGTACTTTAGAAAAATGTGATGACCCTGATTTCTACGATGTAACAATCGTTCTTGACGAACAAAGAACAGGTACAATCTCTCTTGGCGGTGGTGTTGACACTGCTACAGGGCTTTTCGGACAGGTCGGATTTACTGAAAATAATTTTAGAGGTTTGGGTCAAAGAGTTTCCTTTAACTTCATGACAGGTACCGGTGTTATATTGTCCGACAGCTCAATGTTAAGACGAGCAAATCTTCAAGCTGAATTAAGCTGGTTTGAACCCCGCTTTAGAGGTAGTGACAACTCGCTCCTCGTAAAAGCTTTCGGGCGTGATTTTGCCAGCTACCAAGTGCCTCTTGCAATTGAAAAACGATACGGTGGTGAAGTCGTCGTTTCTCGTCAATTTAAAGATTTTAAAAATTTGACAGGCTCATTTAAAATCGGTATAGAACAAGTAAATATGACAGAAGGCGACGAGGGGCAAATAAAAAATCTATATGCTCAACATAATATTCCTTTCAGCAAAAGAGCTGATCAGTTAAAAGGCGGTACTTTCTTGACTCTTGGACCAAGTCTGATTTACGATACTCGTGATAACGCTCTAAGTCCTCGTGACGGCGTCTTTGGAACTATAAGATTTAATGAAAATGTTGGTCTTTCAGACTTCAATGCAACTCACGGTACAGTTACTGCCGGCGTAAAGAAATACTTCCCATTGATGAAAAAATCTGCAATTTCATTCCAAGCAAGAGCTGCAGGAAAAATACACGGCGATATGCCTGAAGTTATGGCTTTCCGTTTAGGCGGACCTTATTCTGTAAGAGGTTACAGAATGAGCGGTATCGGTACGGGTGACGGCTTCGTTATGGCGTCTGCTGAAGTCACTACACCGTTCTTCTTCTTGGATAGAATTAAAAAACTGCCAATGCTTGATAACGTAAAATTCTCTATGTTTGTTGACGCAGGTCAATTATATGGAGGTACGGTTACAAATACTATATATAACAGACCTGAACGTGGTATTGCCGGTGGGGTGGGCATCAAATTGTTTATTCCGGGCGTAGGACCGTTGAGTATAGATTATGGTATTCCGTTCACAAGCGTCGGCGATGGCAATCCGAATGGGGCATTTACTTTCGGTGTGGGAGATTTCTTCTAA
- a CDS encoding dihydroorotate dehydrogenase — MVAIEKADLSVNLNGLELKNPILTASGTFGFGDEFEDFVDVKKLGAVVTKAVTLLPREGNKTNRLIEVKSGIINSIGLENLGAERFFEEKVPMMKEKNIEFIMNMAGADENEYVELAKMSEQNDLKAIELNVSCPNVKSGCLEFGTDEKTLENLVKRVRNEFSGTLIVKLTPNVTSIEKIGIAAQKAGADIISAINTVKGLGLKLTFSNGKFQKEMVTGGFSGEAIKPIALGAVFRLSKTVDIPIIGMGGISKLQDVLEFFTVGADAIQIGTANFTHPDISESIIADLQSFMSKNGFKNIKELKTNLKGAINE; from the coding sequence ATGGTAGCAATTGAAAAAGCTGACTTAAGCGTAAATTTAAACGGACTTGAGCTAAAAAACCCTATTTTGACTGCGTCAGGAACCTTCGGATTTGGCGACGAATTTGAAGACTTTGTCGATGTAAAAAAACTTGGTGCAGTGGTGACAAAAGCTGTCACACTACTACCGAGAGAAGGGAACAAAACAAATCGTCTTATTGAAGTAAAAAGCGGAATTATTAACTCAATAGGGCTTGAAAACCTTGGAGCAGAAAGGTTTTTCGAGGAGAAAGTTCCTATGATGAAAGAAAAAAATATTGAATTTATTATGAACATGGCAGGAGCTGACGAAAACGAATATGTAGAGCTGGCTAAAATGTCTGAACAAAACGACCTCAAAGCAATTGAACTAAATGTGTCGTGCCCGAATGTAAAATCCGGCTGTTTGGAATTTGGAACAGACGAAAAAACTCTCGAAAATTTGGTAAAACGAGTTAGAAACGAATTTTCAGGCACACTGATTGTCAAGCTAACTCCCAATGTAACTTCAATCGAAAAAATAGGTATAGCCGCTCAAAAAGCAGGTGCAGACATTATTTCAGCCATTAATACTGTTAAAGGATTGGGGCTAAAGTTGACTTTTTCAAATGGAAAATTTCAAAAGGAAATGGTTACAGGAGGTTTTTCAGGAGAAGCAATAAAACCAATCGCCCTTGGTGCTGTATTTCGTCTGAGCAAAACTGTCGATATTCCGATAATCGGAATGGGCGGAATTTCAAAATTGCAAGATGTATTAGAATTTTTTACAGTAGGAGCAGACGCAATTCAAATAGGAACTGCAAATTTTACTCACCCTGACATTTCAGAGTCAATAATAGCGGACCTCCAGAGCTTTATGAGCAAAAACGGATTTAAAAATATTAAAGAATTAAAAACAAATTTGAAAGGAGCTATAAATGAATAA